One Halorientalis litorea DNA segment encodes these proteins:
- a CDS encoding PH domain-containing protein has protein sequence MNALHPRVRLRWGLVGLLVALVLGGIVTAVDRFLLTISPFLGVGVAAVVLPVVVVYVLLLYRSWGYELEPDALALERGVVTKVDTAVPYVRIQHVDTRRGPLDRLLGLGQVVVYTAGSRGADVTVPGLTPDQARDLRNRLRDLAIESEPEDAV, from the coding sequence ATGAACGCCCTCCATCCTCGCGTTCGCCTCCGCTGGGGACTCGTCGGCCTCCTCGTCGCCCTCGTCCTCGGCGGTATCGTCACCGCCGTCGACCGGTTTCTGCTGACGATATCGCCGTTCCTCGGCGTGGGCGTCGCCGCCGTCGTCCTCCCCGTCGTCGTCGTGTACGTCCTCCTGCTGTACCGCAGTTGGGGGTACGAACTGGAACCCGACGCGCTCGCGCTGGAGCGTGGCGTCGTGACGAAAGTCGACACGGCCGTCCCCTACGTCCGAATCCAGCACGTCGACACGCGGCGTGGCCCGCTCGACCGCCTGCTGGGACTCGGACAGGTCGTCGTCTACACCGCCGGGTCACGGGGCGCGGACGTGACCGTGCCGGGCCTGACGCCCGACCAAGCCCGCGACCTCCGCAATCGACTCCGTGACCTCGCCATCGAGAGCGAACCGGAGGACGCGGTATGA
- the fen gene encoding flap endonuclease-1, which produces MGNADLRDLAAIEDVAYDDLEGSVVAVDAHNWLYRYLTTTVKFTRDSAYTTADGEEVANLIGVVQGLPKFLEHDVTPVFVFDGGVTDLKEAEVEKRREQREQYEKELEAAREEGDAARVATLDSRTQRLTDTIIETTRGLLERLDVPVVDAPAEGEAQAARMARSGVVDYAGTEDYDALLFGSPLTLRGLTASGDPECMDLDATLADHGLTWEQLVDVGILCGTDFNEGVTGIGPKTAVKAITEHGDIWGVFEARGVAVENADRVRDLFLNPPVNEDVTFDTDIDPDLSAAREYVVGEWGVAGDEVERGFERIEDATVQAGLDRWT; this is translated from the coding sequence ATGGGAAACGCAGATTTACGCGACCTCGCGGCCATCGAGGACGTGGCTTACGACGATCTTGAGGGGTCGGTCGTCGCGGTGGACGCCCACAACTGGCTGTACCGCTACCTGACGACGACGGTGAAGTTCACGCGGGACTCGGCGTACACCACCGCCGACGGCGAGGAGGTGGCGAACCTCATCGGCGTCGTACAGGGCCTCCCGAAGTTCCTCGAACACGACGTGACGCCCGTGTTCGTCTTCGACGGCGGCGTCACCGACCTGAAGGAAGCCGAAGTCGAGAAACGCCGCGAACAGCGCGAGCAATACGAGAAGGAACTCGAAGCCGCCCGCGAGGAAGGGGACGCGGCGAGGGTGGCGACGCTGGACTCGCGCACCCAGCGGCTGACCGACACCATCATCGAGACGACGCGGGGCCTGCTCGAACGGTTGGACGTGCCGGTGGTCGACGCGCCCGCCGAGGGCGAGGCCCAAGCCGCCCGGATGGCCCGTTCCGGGGTGGTGGACTACGCGGGCACCGAGGACTACGACGCCCTGCTGTTCGGGTCGCCCCTGACGCTCCGAGGCCTCACGGCCAGCGGCGACCCCGAGTGCATGGACCTCGACGCAACGCTCGCGGACCACGGGCTGACGTGGGAGCAACTTGTCGACGTGGGCATCCTCTGTGGCACCGACTTCAACGAGGGCGTCACCGGCATCGGCCCGAAGACGGCAGTGAAGGCAATCACGGAACACGGCGACATCTGGGGCGTATTCGAGGCCCGCGGCGTCGCCGTCGAGAATGCCGACCGGGTGCGTGACCTCTTTTTGAACCCGCCGGTGAACGAGGACGTGACGTTCGACACCGACATCGACCCGGACTTGTCGGCGGCCCGCGAGTACGTCGTCGGGGAGTGGGGCGTCGCGGGCGACGAGGTCGAACGGGGGTTCGAACGCATCGAGGACGCCACCGTGCAGGCGGGTCTCGACCGATGGACGTGA
- a CDS encoding GNAT family N-acetyltransferase produces the protein MEFAVRGWPPDGPTLRLDHERFSYAGKFVMSNTGKAVVLDDGEVVAAVSFNEDRTDADTLWLRYITVRADRRGEGIGPRLARFATARAHERGYDRVTIAVNNVFAYEALSRAGFGFTGEETGIAELVLEHPSDRSPETYRRGFEAFRDRELSADERAFLVRKSDASPPPVVPVPE, from the coding sequence ATGGAGTTCGCGGTACGCGGGTGGCCGCCGGACGGCCCGACGCTCCGTCTCGACCACGAGCGGTTCAGCTACGCCGGGAAGTTCGTGATGTCGAACACCGGGAAGGCCGTGGTGCTGGACGACGGCGAGGTGGTGGCCGCCGTCTCGTTCAACGAGGACCGGACCGACGCCGACACCCTGTGGCTCCGGTACATCACGGTGCGGGCCGACCGGCGCGGCGAGGGAATCGGCCCGCGACTCGCGCGCTTCGCCACCGCGCGTGCCCACGAGCGGGGGTACGACCGCGTGACGATTGCGGTCAACAACGTCTTCGCCTACGAAGCCCTCTCCCGCGCCGGGTTCGGGTTCACCGGCGAGGAGACCGGCATCGCGGAACTCGTGCTCGAACACCCGAGCGACCGGTCGCCCGAGACGTACCGACGCGGGTTCGAGGCGTTCCGTGACCGCGAGTTGAGCGCGGACGAGCGGGCGTTTCTGGTCCGGAAGTCGGACGCTAGTCCGCCGCCGGTCGTGCCGGTGCCGGAGTGA
- a CDS encoding class I SAM-dependent methyltransferase encodes MAHDRSPGDVRLFDRFATVYDRFKPATDAATVAPALELAERDVTRVLDVGGGSGQGVRGLDIASSLVVDPAPGMVRRAADRGVAAVRGDGRHLPVRDESVDAVLILDALHHMHDRAAVIEEAARILEPGGVLAVLEFDPTTLPGRALVAGEHLVGFDSQFYTPADLAARVRAAGLRASIPRRGFEYLVAGVKPAESGDTSPPGPNGPA; translated from the coding sequence GTGGCACACGACCGCTCTCCCGGCGATGTCCGGTTGTTCGACCGCTTCGCGACCGTCTACGACCGGTTCAAGCCAGCGACCGACGCCGCTACGGTCGCACCCGCGCTCGAACTCGCCGAGCGGGACGTGACCCGCGTCCTCGACGTGGGCGGCGGGTCCGGACAGGGCGTCCGCGGCCTCGATATCGCGTCGTCGCTCGTCGTCGACCCGGCACCCGGTATGGTCCGCCGGGCGGCCGACCGTGGTGTGGCCGCGGTTCGCGGGGACGGACGGCACCTCCCGGTTCGAGACGAGTCGGTCGACGCGGTGTTGATACTCGACGCGCTTCACCACATGCACGACCGGGCGGCCGTCATCGAGGAGGCGGCACGCATCCTCGAGCCGGGCGGCGTCCTCGCGGTACTGGAGTTCGACCCGACGACGCTCCCGGGGCGCGCACTCGTCGCTGGGGAGCATCTCGTCGGCTTCGACTCACAGTTTTACACACCGGCAGACCTCGCTGCTCGGGTCCGGGCCGCCGGACTCCGAGCGTCTATTCCTCGCCGTGGCTTCGAGTACCTCGTCGCGGGCGTCAAGCCCGCCGAGTCGGGGGACACAAGTCCGCCCGGTCCGAACGGCCCCGCATGA
- a CDS encoding DUF3054 domain-containing protein, giving the protein MSTVADRVRGRVDLSVSTAGLLLGDLVAIAAFVIIGEMSHSIDPLANPGIVADTYVPFLVGWLLAAGLAGVYARGLHESPRRKAVTVLGAWLVADAVGQLLRSTAYFHGDAALTFALVAAAVGGLFLVAWRLVLVAVMPRFRSTGRA; this is encoded by the coding sequence ATGAGTACCGTGGCCGACCGCGTTCGCGGACGCGTGGACCTCTCGGTGTCGACGGCGGGGTTGCTGCTCGGTGACCTCGTGGCAATCGCCGCGTTCGTAATCATCGGCGAGATGAGTCACAGTATCGACCCGCTGGCGAACCCCGGTATCGTCGCCGATACGTACGTCCCGTTCCTCGTCGGGTGGCTCCTCGCGGCCGGGTTGGCGGGCGTATATGCCCGTGGACTGCACGAGTCGCCGCGTCGGAAGGCCGTCACAGTCCTCGGGGCGTGGCTCGTGGCGGACGCCGTCGGGCAGTTGCTCCGGTCGACGGCGTACTTTCACGGCGACGCCGCGCTGACGTTCGCGCTCGTCGCGGCCGCCGTAGGTGGTCTCTTCCTCGTTGCCTGGCGGTTGGTCCTCGTCGCGGTTATGCCCCGGTTCCGGTCGACGGGGCGCGCGTAA
- a CDS encoding MFS transporter, with product MNDNDRSIVGLVAVAHAMVHTYELSIPILVPIWLDTFTAIDLGLTQFPVNAATIGALVTVGYGLFGLGALPSGILVDRIDARILITGCLAGMSLSFLLLAVAPSPVLVGVALAIWGVAASVYHPSGLSLISRGVEQRGSAFAYHGMAGNIGIAVGPLVTILLLLVLDWRAVVAVLTVPAALAAVYAIRVDIDERAAVTATDGGSEDGRAGTGVSSFAEFRSASVTLFAGAFAAVFLVTLCSGLFYRGTLTFLPELLQNVPALAPVELAGRTYQPGDYLYVGLLMVGVGGQYTAGRLTDRGRPEIGIAAGFTALAVVAVLFLPAAALGLGALLVVSALLGFFLFLIQPFYQAAVAEYTPAGTRGLSYGFTYLGTFGIGALGAVVAGAMLTYFSPEQLFLVLGGVALCGAGLGAFLVTRAPSTGTGA from the coding sequence GTGAACGACAACGACCGCTCTATCGTGGGCCTCGTCGCCGTCGCGCACGCGATGGTTCACACCTACGAGTTGTCTATCCCGATACTGGTCCCCATCTGGCTCGACACGTTCACCGCAATCGATCTCGGCCTCACGCAGTTCCCCGTCAACGCCGCGACCATCGGCGCGCTGGTCACCGTCGGCTACGGCCTGTTCGGACTCGGCGCGCTCCCCTCCGGCATCCTCGTGGACCGCATCGACGCGCGTATCCTCATCACCGGCTGTCTCGCCGGGATGAGCCTGTCGTTCCTCCTGCTGGCCGTCGCCCCCTCGCCCGTGCTGGTCGGCGTCGCACTCGCTATCTGGGGCGTCGCGGCCAGCGTCTATCACCCCTCGGGGCTCTCGCTCATCTCCCGGGGCGTCGAACAGCGTGGCAGTGCCTTCGCGTATCACGGGATGGCCGGCAACATCGGCATCGCCGTCGGTCCGCTGGTGACCATCCTCCTGCTCCTCGTGCTGGACTGGCGGGCCGTCGTCGCCGTGCTGACCGTCCCGGCGGCACTCGCGGCCGTCTACGCCATCCGCGTCGACATCGACGAGCGTGCGGCAGTGACGGCCACCGACGGCGGCAGTGAGGACGGGCGCGCCGGAACCGGCGTCAGTTCGTTCGCTGAGTTCCGTTCGGCCTCGGTCACGCTGTTCGCGGGTGCCTTCGCCGCCGTCTTCCTCGTCACGCTCTGTTCCGGACTGTTCTACCGCGGGACGCTGACGTTCCTCCCCGAACTCCTCCAGAACGTGCCCGCGCTCGCGCCCGTCGAACTCGCCGGTCGGACGTACCAGCCCGGCGATTACCTCTACGTCGGCCTGCTGATGGTCGGCGTCGGCGGGCAGTACACCGCCGGACGGCTGACGGACCGGGGTCGCCCGGAAATCGGCATCGCGGCCGGATTCACCGCGCTGGCCGTCGTCGCCGTCCTCTTTCTCCCGGCGGCGGCACTCGGCCTCGGTGCCCTGCTGGTGGTCTCCGCACTGCTCGGCTTCTTCCTCTTTCTCATCCAGCCGTTCTATCAGGCGGCCGTGGCCGAGTACACCCCGGCCGGGACGCGCGGCCTCTCGTACGGGTTCACGTATCTCGGCACCTTCGGCATCGGCGCGCTCGGTGCCGTCGTCGCCGGAGCGATGTTGACGTACTTCTCGCCGGAACAGCTGTTTCTGGTCCTCGGCGGCGTCGCGCTCTGTGGTGCTGGGCTGGGCGCGTTCCTCGTTACGCGCGCCCCGTCGACCGGAACCGGGGCATAA
- a CDS encoding DUF7331 family protein, producing the protein MSSHDTNHDDGTGEDRTDRYAELVIGTDEYVIYDRENHHAWLQSDIAVSVAERR; encoded by the coding sequence ATGAGCAGCCACGATACCAACCACGACGACGGCACGGGTGAGGACCGGACGGACCGGTACGCGGAACTCGTCATCGGAACCGACGAGTACGTCATCTACGACCGGGAGAACCACCACGCGTGGCTCCAGTCGGATATCGCCGTGTCCGTCGCCGAGCGGCGGTGA